A single region of the Raphanus sativus cultivar WK10039 chromosome 1, ASM80110v3, whole genome shotgun sequence genome encodes:
- the LOC108854948 gene encoding squamosa promoter-binding-like protein 4 translates to MDGKKTQGKGYLKKKASVSYLVEEEMENDTDGEEEEKRKGVTDRFKGSTGSNDRGSSRLCQVDRCTSDLKEAKQYHRRHKVCEVHAKASSVYLTGVKQRFCQQCSRFHELLEFDEAKRSCRKRLAGHNERRRKSSSESVGEGSGGRRGITAQMIQNQERSRIRVRSVAYPKAQETNRKLPPRSLKFQSHE, encoded by the exons ATGGATGGTAAgaaaacacaaggaaaggggtaTCTGAAAAAGAAGGCTAGTGTGTCTTACCTTGTGGAAGAAGAAATGGAGAATGATACGGatggagaagaggaagagaagaggaAAGGTGTGACAGATAGGTTTAAAGGATCTACTGGCAGCAACGATCGTGGCTCATCACGGCTTTGCCAAGTAGATAGATGCACATCTGATCTGAAAGAGGCTAAACAATATCACCGGAGGCACAAAGTGTGTGAAGTTCATGCAAAGGCATCTTCTGTCTATCTCACAGGCGTTAAACAACGGTTCTGTCAACAATGCAGTAG GTTCCATGAACTCCTAGAGTTTGATGAAGCTAAAAGAAGTTGCCGGAAGCGCTTAGCTGGACACAACGAGAGGCGAAGGAAGAGCTCCAGTGAAAGTGTTGGAGAAGGGTCAGGTGGTCGAAGAGGAATAACAGCTCAGATGATCCAGAATCAAGAAAGATCAAGG ATTCGAGTAAGGAGTGTGGCTTATCCAAAAGCACAGGAGACTAACCGAAAGCTACCACCACGGTCACTGAAGTTTCAGAGCCACGAATGA
- the LOC108855156 gene encoding probable membrane-associated kinase regulator 1, whose amino-acid sequence MEDDRKHPPKSGEKGPDTSPEMSSSDFEFDSLTPSSPSHSEHSPADHLFHNGRLLPHTFPMTRSVSRTTSEDTFRSSSTSSRSSDSSSPTSFTPRTSTCSSVFKEETNLTCFGSRSEKTRSARSVTCGMRKESSSVLDLKKKPPMENGKRFMNTTTTHKISYIPTQCKRKKATEIVTAQLYGSYTRRWQHITPVFKREGSVKSNGGGIKVGGRKKKKKTVSGKKKKKKKAEEKRRGSKLMKWWRRVLKAVMLACRECHAMEPQRVVNYDADVKKKITKCS is encoded by the coding sequence ATGGAGGACGACCGGAAACATCCCCCAAAGTCCGGCGAAAAAGGCCCGGATACATCGCCGGAGATGTCATCCTCCGACTTCGAGTTTGATTCTTTGACTCCTTCTTCCCCTTCACATTCTGAACATTCTCCCGCCGATCACCTTTTTCACAACGGCCGTCTATTACCACACACTTTTCCGATGACCCGTTCGGTGTCACGTACCACCAGCGAAGACACTTTCCGGAGCAGCAGCACGAGCAGCCGGAGTAGTGATAGCAGCAGCCCGACATCTTTTACTCCAAGAACAAGCACTTGCAGTAGTGTCTTCAAAGAAGAGACCAACTTAACTTGTTTTGGTTCTCGGTCTGAGAAGACTAGGAGCGCAAGGTCAGTGACTTGCGGCATGAGAAAAGAGTCATCCTCAGTATTGGATTTAAAGAAGAAACCACCAATGGAAAATGGTAAAAGATTCATGAATACTACAACGACTCATAAGATATCGTATATCCCCACGCAGTGCAAGAGAAAGAAGGCGACGGAGATAGTGACGGCGCAGCTTTATGGGTCGTATACTAGGCGGTGGCAGCATATAACTCCGGTGTTTAAAAGAGAAGGGTCGGTGAAAAGTAATGGAGGAGGGATTAAGGTTGgtggaaggaagaagaagaagaagacggtgagtgggaagaagaagaagaagaagaaggcggaggagaagagaagaggaagTAAGTTAATGAAGTGGTGGAGAAGGGTTTTAAAGGCGGTGATGTTGGCTTGCAGGGAGTGTCATGCAATGGAGCCTCAACGAGTTGTTAATTATGACGCTGatgtgaaaaagaaaataactaaaTGTTCATAA